atggaattaattcttcaaatgaaaaaagaactcggtatagtaatgtttattaagcctcgttatgtgactcgagtttaaaaaaggaatgatatcttgatttagatctaatctagatttttttaaaactagatctagatttttattacagtatatctagatctggatttatattctaattaaaattattttggagtctagatctagaatttctagatctagtttagactaaaatagactagattaagatgtagaatttcaatttctaaacttaaagtgtaaaaaaaaagtgtagattttcatttccaaacgttttgatcaatattgtaatgttttaatatactaaaactaatctactattttttttattaaatttaaatttaaatttacggcaaatgaatctttgaaacattattacttttgaccatctgatggctgcctggtcgtgccgtttgcgcgctggactgtcgttcagatttatggacggcccagggttcaaaccctgcccgctcccatcccccgtcgtcctgcgggaggtttggactaggaagtaattatcttcaactctgaaggaacatccgaaacgtgtaaaacattttacatcaaaattaaatcacctcttgaatattatttgcgaatatgcagatccgacagggatccgacttcgacgggggccgcctctgagtttgtgtaacacaaactctctttgtaatcttgtttaaatataagaaagaaaatctatttagtatgcatataagttaaaaataatttaaaacaacagttTTTCATactatcgcgtgaactgcaataCCACATCACAACTATATAACACTTaactaatgaattttttttttcacgaaaatgtttataagagattGAACGTTTATAAAACAatcagatcaattagatattcattataagacatcagttaggccaggttcacatctaacttcacattcactttcatctatccttaggtctgctggaccgccggcgaaccacacaagatctgtcaacctacttttcaaattgtgttttatacgcaaagcttttttttttttgttgctgttgttgaaAATAAGCTGGTTAGAATGAACAAGTGCATCtatcaattaaaacattaaaaaaatatgttaatatatataacatataaataaagaaaatcgtGCAAATGTGAACCTAAATGCTACGAAAATTATCAAggcaaaacatatttttatcccatttaaaaacaagaacttAATACATAGTTATAAAAATTCACATTTCCATTAAGAATCATAAACATCGTAATCAAAATCAGCAGATTCATATCCGTAATAAGCACTCATTTCGGAATCTGGTACAGAGTTAAAGTTAATTAGGAAGGGAAAGTACTCCATAACTTCTGTGCTTTCAATGACATCACACTCTGTGTCAAGAATCAAAGTACTCTCTGTTTTAAACAGAAGCTGGTCTTTAAACTTGGTAGGAAGTGGTAGCCCTTTGACCTTGTCTTCTCTTGTCAATCCAGGCCCAATAAGCGAGGACACTGTTATCAGTGCCAGCTTCTCTAGAGACATTGGCTGAGAATAGAGATCATCCACGAATTCCACACATTTTGAAAAATTCTTTTTAGTCAAATGTTCTCGGCAAATAATGTATTGCTGATACGAACAATCCGAGGGAGTTAAAAAGCAAATACTACTGAAATATTGAGCAAGTTGTAATTTATCATTCATCAATGCGTAACGAAATGGAGAAACAGTTAGACCTACTGTTGAGCTGTAAAAATAGACATACGTATTTAATACAATTTGTGAGATTTCATAAGGACTTACACCTGCTAATATAAGTCTCTGTATCAGATTAAACCGATTATCTAAAATTAATCTAAAGATGCAGTTTTGAGTTACATTGGCAGCAGAAACACCTTTTTTCAGTAAATTTTCAGTACATATAATAAACTCTCTTTTATCATATGATGAAGAAAACGCAGTTTTGTCAGCCATGATTTCTGCAACATTTTTACGATTCAAAGAGTTTCTAACATTTAAATCTGCACCTCTCTCAGACAACAATGTCACCATTTCTGTTTTAGAGTTTTCAGCAGCAATAATAATTGCGGTTTGATGGTCATTGTTTTGGTGGTTTATGTTGCAACCTGcatctaataaataaagaatGGCGTCTTTTTTATCTAATGACATATTTCTTATGGCGATAAGCAAAGCTGTATTCCCGTTACTGTCTACAGCTTCTAGATTGGCTTGGTAGCTTACTAGATAGCGTAATATATCCAAGTTGTTTCGTTCTGCTGCTAGATGTAAAGCTGTCAAACCACTGGATGTGCACTGTGCATTGATGTCTTTTTGAAATTTCAGTAACGCTTCAACGTTTGTCACTATTTCATTAGCAACAGCAAAATATATTGCACTATGACCTTCTTTGTCTGACATGGTAGAGTCTGCTCCAGATTCAAGTAAATACGTGATGACTTTTGTGTAACCTTCTAAAGATGATGCCAACATTAGGGCCGTTTTACCCTCAGAGTCTTTGTCGTCGATGTTAGCTCCGTGATTCAGATACAACTTTGTCAGCTCTAGAGTCGCTTCTATTATTTCATCActtgattttttcttttcatcgtAGTAGTACTTATACTTGTGAGCTGTTAAATACAAATTCAATAGTGCACTCGGCTCGCTAACATCTGTTTTCAATGTAACTTTAGCTCCTTTTGATAAGAGAATTTTAGCGATCCCAGCATCTAAACAATACATTAATGGAGATTTAGCTTTATGAACAGCATTCACATCTGCGCCCAGAGAAATCAACCTTTCTACAATCTCTTTGTTTCCGACTTTAACTGCTTTATGTAAAAAAACGGATTCGACTTTACTAATAGTTACAATTGTTTCTGCTTGGAATTTTTCTGCAATAAAGTTAAAGCAAGCGAGTCGACAATTTTTTATAGCAGTTAAAAGATTCTCCGTCACATCAAATTCTCTCTCATCGCTAACAAACAGCTCAACAAACTCTAATGCGCCTACTTCTAAAGCC
This genomic stretch from Biomphalaria glabrata chromosome 4, xgBioGlab47.1, whole genome shotgun sequence harbors:
- the LOC106080299 gene encoding ankyrin-3-like isoform X2 produces the protein MHRKYPYKMTAVSKHHHSVDTESNILTEKFLKVIASENNKEALDLVSESEKHIKTIRKSSLNKALLFSCRKGNKFLVQSLLAYDIDINCKDAGGNTPLMISAKNGFYDIARLLLLKSPKMNCRNSHGDTALLLSITKSGSKDMVSLFLEQKSIDFFSKNDDGVTCFTKAIEMLDFELFRTLLIKSYYEYRESSILRKCLSIARRTAERLDISNIFDYMKQEILEHKFAFNTAVLKSDFKSVKFLFDYGWMTNKNRSKYDESFLMEALKLYKNNKSDLNQNDIDIVKLLISRAKESDHRAESNILHIGVDIGNSELLSLLCQYVNTKYSEETLNYIYTNGLEALFNKYNHAFVHILLGSRHNLLTLCEGRNNLIGKALEVGALEFVELFVSDEREFDVTENLLTAIKNCRLACFNFIAEKFQAETIVTISKVESVFLHKAVKVGNKEIVERLISLGADVNAVHKAKSPLMYCLDAGIAKILLSKGAKVTLKTDVSEPSALLNLYLTAHKYKYYYDEKKKSSDEIIEATLELTKLYLNHGANIDDKDSEGKTALMLASSLEGYTKVITYLLESGADSTMSDKEGHSAIYFAVANEIVTNVEALLKFQKDINAQCTSSGLTALHLAAERNNLDILRYLVSYQANLEAVDSNGNTALLIAIRNMSLDKKDAILYLLDAGCNINHQNNDHQTAIIIAAENSKTEMVTLLSERGADLNVRNSLNRKNVAEIMADKTAFSSSYDKREFIICTENLLKKGVSAANVTQNCIFRLILDNRFNLIQRLILAGVSPYEISQIVLNTYVYFYSSTVGLTVSPFRYALMNDKLQLAQYFSSICFLTPSDCSYQQYIICREHLTKKNFSKCVEFVDDLYSQPMSLEKLALITVSSLIGPGLTREDKVKGLPLPTKFKDQLLFKTESTLILDTECDVIESTEVMEYFPFLINFNSVPDSEMSAYYGYESADFDYDVYDS
- the LOC106080299 gene encoding ankyrin-3-like isoform X1, coding for MLFYEDDFFFIRIGLILISGLDLFNLNVKMVSTGSKINNGFKTIRNKHSYQKKKAPILLKKMHRKYPYKMTAVSKHHHSVDTESNILTEKFLKVIASENNKEALDLVSESEKHIKTIRKSSLNKALLFSCRKGNKFLVQSLLAYDIDINCKDAGGNTPLMISAKNGFYDIARLLLLKSPKMNCRNSHGDTALLLSITKSGSKDMVSLFLEQKSIDFFSKNDDGVTCFTKAIEMLDFELFRTLLIKSYYEYRESSILRKCLSIARRTAERLDISNIFDYMKQEILEHKFAFNTAVLKSDFKSVKFLFDYGWMTNKNRSKYDESFLMEALKLYKNNKSDLNQNDIDIVKLLISRAKESDHRAESNILHIGVDIGNSELLSLLCQYVNTKYSEETLNYIYTNGLEALFNKYNHAFVHILLGSRHNLLTLCEGRNNLIGKALEVGALEFVELFVSDEREFDVTENLLTAIKNCRLACFNFIAEKFQAETIVTISKVESVFLHKAVKVGNKEIVERLISLGADVNAVHKAKSPLMYCLDAGIAKILLSKGAKVTLKTDVSEPSALLNLYLTAHKYKYYYDEKKKSSDEIIEATLELTKLYLNHGANIDDKDSEGKTALMLASSLEGYTKVITYLLESGADSTMSDKEGHSAIYFAVANEIVTNVEALLKFQKDINAQCTSSGLTALHLAAERNNLDILRYLVSYQANLEAVDSNGNTALLIAIRNMSLDKKDAILYLLDAGCNINHQNNDHQTAIIIAAENSKTEMVTLLSERGADLNVRNSLNRKNVAEIMADKTAFSSSYDKREFIICTENLLKKGVSAANVTQNCIFRLILDNRFNLIQRLILAGVSPYEISQIVLNTYVYFYSSTVGLTVSPFRYALMNDKLQLAQYFSSICFLTPSDCSYQQYIICREHLTKKNFSKCVEFVDDLYSQPMSLEKLALITVSSLIGPGLTREDKVKGLPLPTKFKDQLLFKTESTLILDTECDVIESTEVMEYFPFLINFNSVPDSEMSAYYGYESADFDYDVYDS